A stretch of the Candidatus Zixiibacteriota bacterium genome encodes the following:
- a CDS encoding bifunctional nuclease family protein, which yields MKMLEAKVEGLALDMTTNSPVVILAPDGLNKVLPIWIGHAEAWGIAMELSGVKSKRPLTYDLLKEVIGTLHARVERVEITELKEQTFYARIHLSVNGENLEIDARPSDSIALALKVKAQIYVNEELFSINEDESAEKPSMPTDPESLRERLRRINPEDFGKYSL from the coding sequence ATGAAGATGCTTGAAGCGAAAGTAGAAGGTCTTGCTCTGGATATGACCACCAATTCCCCGGTTGTTATCCTGGCTCCCGACGGTCTCAACAAGGTGCTGCCGATCTGGATCGGTCACGCCGAGGCGTGGGGCATTGCTATGGAACTATCGGGGGTGAAATCCAAGCGACCCCTCACCTACGATTTGCTTAAGGAAGTTATCGGTACCCTCCATGCCAGGGTGGAACGAGTGGAAATAACCGAGCTCAAGGAGCAGACGTTTTACGCCCGGATCCATCTTTCGGTGAATGGAGAGAACCTTGAAATCGATGCCCGGCCCTCGGATTCTATCGCACTGGCCCTTAAAGTGAAAGCGCAGATCTACGTCAACGAGGAGCTTTTCAGCATCAACGAAGACGAATCCGCTGAAAAGCCTTCGATGCCGACCGATCCGGAATCGTTGAGGGAGAGGCTCAGAAGAATTAACCCGGAAGATTTTGGGAAGTATTCACTTTAG
- a CDS encoding DUF2232 domain-containing protein — protein MAASIVFYPVLAGLALSSPGAVAMAASTFAYMLSIYTVYGIARFASAGRNYLLWGVAAVALIAGYLITGVGALWPLITAFSLILFAGVIAGRMTAAGSRPFRVYLTGLAVAVLFAVVHYAPQFRPMMTAVSEWTETFVEEITRGLINLGYGADAVRQNMQSTKEMLKAVVRVIPAMLILSAVLPYSIGYLVFAYREGRKGGAAEKLTVFERWKMPFAVMPVVIVAVLLRLLSSGTIALVADNILACLAFYYVITGLALMEYYLRRYLPNFLRVMFYISFFISQFIGLLFSAIMLLIIALLGFIDSFLDWRKVQQLSLEEK, from the coding sequence ATGGCGGCTTCTATCGTTTTTTACCCGGTTCTGGCGGGGTTGGCCCTGAGTTCACCAGGCGCTGTGGCGATGGCAGCCAGTACTTTTGCGTATATGCTTTCCATTTACACGGTATATGGCATTGCTCGATTCGCCTCCGCGGGGCGTAATTACCTGCTCTGGGGCGTGGCTGCAGTGGCGCTCATAGCCGGGTATCTCATTACCGGCGTCGGCGCACTCTGGCCGCTCATAACGGCTTTCAGTCTGATTCTGTTTGCCGGTGTGATTGCCGGACGGATGACAGCCGCCGGAAGCAGGCCCTTTCGGGTCTACCTGACCGGCCTCGCCGTAGCGGTACTGTTCGCTGTGGTTCATTATGCTCCCCAGTTCAGACCGATGATGACGGCTGTTTCCGAATGGACCGAAACGTTCGTCGAAGAGATTACCCGGGGGCTTATCAACCTCGGGTACGGAGCCGACGCGGTTCGGCAGAATATGCAAAGCACGAAAGAGATGTTGAAAGCGGTGGTGCGCGTCATACCGGCGATGCTGATTCTAAGCGCGGTACTTCCTTATTCCATCGGCTACCTTGTATTCGCTTATCGCGAGGGTCGAAAAGGTGGCGCTGCCGAAAAGCTGACCGTCTTTGAGCGCTGGAAGATGCCGTTTGCGGTGATGCCGGTGGTCATTGTTGCCGTGTTGCTGAGGCTGTTGAGCTCCGGTACCATCGCTCTGGTGGCCGACAACATTCTGGCGTGCCTGGCATTTTACTATGTCATCACGGGCCTGGCTCTGATGGAGTATTACCTGCGGAGGTATCTTCCCAATTTTCTGCGGGTTATGTTCTATATTTCGTTTTTTATATCCCAGTTTATCGGGCTGCTGTTTTCCGCTATCATGCTGCTGATTATTGCCTTGCTGGGATTTATTGACAGCTTTCTCGATTGGAGAAAAGTTCAGCAGTTGAGTTTGGAAGAGAAATAA
- a CDS encoding penicillin-binding protein activator, with protein sequence MSTGYYRFAVSLILALVLTLSVAAEDIEDSPEAVSLYAKGKRLLRENNWFDAANVFGELETRFPGSPNLDLFVFNRAKARLYLGEYSEAAAGFNHFVTRFTNSSFLPYAYYFLGDALYLGGDVNRSIRSYLTAYEMSRSKELDDLLLASLTGAFRSANSVNLSEADFEDLPKDRACALIKPLADIHVQRGELGRAGELMSICGEQLDVTQQPGAAQLPDKRLEIALVLPMSGELQNFGQEIYNGAVIAAELYREETGRRLKLTPYDTKGDPVEAARIVGELSRATTTDVVIGPLTSDESMVASAVLNCSSLPLIAPAATEAGLTKLSSVSFQLAPNIDLQGVTLATFAMRNLGADSVAIISSTADDHLRMTRAFAEHFRKMGGTVVATEYYRSRDTDFGAYIRDIKSILIGQHDDSTYYINANGDTLDLDIIPATVDCLFLPGDSRQLRQLLPQINFYNLNGQYLGSDGWGDDAVYKLGDNITKGAVFSSPFLEGRQSDQYLKLAVAYDSRYGSRPSRLSALGYDAVTLVTMAAGAGATGRDEILNRLAAVSEYEGASGRVSFGEHRENTEMPLYRIESERAVLLSGRQDISDDATSSGP encoded by the coding sequence ATGTCCACAGGCTATTACAGGTTTGCCGTATCGCTAATTCTCGCTCTTGTCCTGACGCTCAGTGTCGCCGCGGAGGATATCGAAGATTCTCCGGAGGCGGTGTCGCTTTATGCCAAAGGCAAGCGACTGCTTCGGGAGAATAACTGGTTCGATGCCGCCAATGTCTTCGGTGAGCTTGAAACACGCTTCCCCGGCTCTCCCAACCTGGACCTGTTCGTATTCAATCGGGCGAAGGCCCGGCTTTATCTGGGCGAGTACAGCGAGGCCGCGGCCGGATTCAATCACTTTGTAACGAGATTTACCAATTCATCTTTTTTACCGTATGCCTATTATTTCCTCGGAGACGCCCTTTATCTCGGCGGCGATGTAAACCGTTCGATTCGGTCCTATCTGACGGCATATGAAATGTCGCGCTCCAAAGAGCTCGATGATCTCTTGCTGGCTTCACTTACGGGGGCGTTTCGCAGCGCGAACTCCGTCAATTTGAGTGAGGCCGACTTTGAGGATCTGCCAAAGGACAGAGCCTGCGCTCTCATCAAACCGCTTGCCGACATACACGTTCAGCGCGGCGAGCTGGGGCGAGCCGGGGAGTTGATGTCGATCTGCGGCGAGCAGCTCGATGTTACACAGCAGCCCGGTGCGGCTCAATTGCCCGATAAGCGACTTGAGATAGCGCTGGTGCTGCCGATGTCCGGCGAATTGCAGAATTTCGGGCAGGAGATTTACAACGGCGCTGTCATAGCGGCCGAGCTTTATCGCGAGGAGACGGGACGCCGTCTGAAACTGACACCTTACGATACCAAAGGAGACCCGGTAGAAGCTGCCCGTATAGTGGGAGAACTGTCGCGTGCGACAACGACCGATGTGGTCATAGGTCCGCTCACCAGTGACGAGTCAATGGTCGCCTCGGCGGTGCTGAATTGTTCGTCTTTGCCGCTGATAGCCCCGGCCGCAACCGAGGCCGGACTTACGAAGCTCTCGTCGGTATCGTTTCAACTGGCCCCCAACATCGATCTCCAGGGCGTCACGCTGGCTACCTTTGCCATGCGTAACCTTGGCGCCGATTCGGTGGCGATCATATCATCGACGGCAGATGACCACTTGCGGATGACGCGGGCGTTTGCGGAGCATTTTCGCAAGATGGGCGGTACGGTGGTAGCGACAGAGTATTACCGGTCGCGTGATACGGACTTTGGCGCCTATATAAGGGATATCAAGTCGATCCTCATCGGGCAACATGATGACTCGACATATTACATCAATGCCAACGGTGACACGCTGGACCTGGATATTATTCCCGCCACTGTGGACTGTCTGTTTTTGCCCGGCGACTCAAGACAGTTGAGACAACTTTTGCCGCAGATAAATTTCTATAACCTCAATGGTCAGTATCTCGGGTCGGATGGTTGGGGTGATGACGCCGTTTACAAGCTGGGCGATAATATCACCAAGGGGGCTGTGTTCAGTTCTCCTTTCCTCGAAGGACGTCAGTCCGACCAGTACCTCAAACTGGCGGTCGCATATGACAGCCGTTATGGTAGTCGCCCGTCAAGATTGTCGGCGCTCGGTTACGATGCCGTCACGCTGGTGACAATGGCTGCCGGCGCAGGCGCCACCGGTCGTGACGAGATTCTAAACCGCCTCGCCGCGGTCAGCGAGTATGAAGGCGCTTCCGGCCGGGTCTCATTCGGCGAGCACAGAGAAAATACCGAAATGCCGCTCTATCGAATCGAGTCTGAGCGGGCGGTTCTGCTGTCAGGTCGTCAGGATATTTCCGACGATGCCACCTCCAGCGGTCCGTAA
- a CDS encoding DUF721 domain-containing protein, with protein MNEKFKQFKRENTDSKRCPKAISGVLASVVKSLGLGRDYNGWMVVANWSKIVGPSIARQAVAESYEDGCLSVAVRDSAWRQELAMRLDELLKEIHSYPYGTSVKQIRLIQGRKGTDKNGY; from the coding sequence ATGAACGAGAAGTTTAAACAGTTCAAAAGAGAAAACACCGACTCAAAACGCTGCCCCAAAGCGATATCCGGCGTGCTGGCCTCAGTTGTAAAATCACTCGGGCTGGGCAGGGACTATAATGGCTGGATGGTCGTGGCCAACTGGTCCAAAATCGTCGGCCCGTCGATCGCACGACAAGCTGTTGCGGAGAGTTACGAAGATGGATGTCTGTCGGTCGCGGTGCGCGACTCAGCGTGGCGTCAGGAACTTGCGATGAGATTGGATGAACTGTTAAAAGAAATTCACAGCTACCCGTACGGAACATCGGTCAAACAGATTCGACTGATTCAGGGCAGGAAAGGGACTGATAAGAATGGCTACTAA
- the rpsR gene encoding 30S ribosomal protein S18 has protein sequence MPVVRGKKICRFCENKINYVNYKDERILKRFTNERGKIIPRRISGNCAMHQRKVTTAIKRGRILAIVAFESESYR, from the coding sequence ATGCCGGTAGTAAGAGGCAAAAAGATCTGTCGCTTTTGCGAGAACAAGATCAACTACGTAAACTATAAGGATGAAAGAATCCTTAAGCGTTTTACCAATGAGCGGGGTAAAATCATTCCCCGACGTATCTCGGGAAACTGTGCCATGCACCAGAGGAAAGTGACTACGGCCATCAAGCGTGGTCGGATTCTCGCAATCGTGGCCTTTGAGAGTGAATCATACAGATAA
- the gyrB gene encoding DNA topoisomerase (ATP-hydrolyzing) subunit B, producing the protein MATNVDKAKTDNDTLVGHKYDATTIKVLQGLEAVRRRPSMYIGDTGQRGLHHMVYEVVDNSVDEAMAGYCTQIIVEIGKDGSVTVTDNGRGIPVEMHPEQKKSALEVVMTTLHAGGKFDHESYKVSGGLHGVGVSVVNALSEWCWVEVFRDGDVYRQEYVRGIPKENVKKTGKHKKSGTKTCFYPDSEIFSKIEFKFDIIASRLRELAFLNQGLAIDLIDHRVDKTVSFAYKGGLSSFVEYINENKMALFKKPIHFKGSREDVEVEVALQYNDGYSESVYSYVNNINTIEGGTHLTGFRTALTRSINNYSAKYNLVKKNGISLVGDDSKEGLAAVVSIRVRDPQFEGQTKTKLGNSEVKGIVEMITNDHLGSYLEENPSVGKKIVEKLVQAATAREAARKAKELTRRKTALDTAALPGKLADCSLTDPEECEIYIVEGDSAGGSAKQGRDRRYQAILPLRGKILNVEKARIDKILSNNEVRALITALGCGVGDDFDASRVRYHKIVIMTDADIDGAHIRTLILTFFFRYMRDLIDQGYIYIAQPPLYRLKHGKTEQYAYNDEEKDKLLKNMPSSGVSIQRYKGLGEMNAEQLWKTTMDPETRTLLRITLDDAAEADHLFTILMGSETEPRSQFIQENARYVRNLDI; encoded by the coding sequence ATGGCTACTAACGTGGATAAAGCCAAGACGGATAACGATACCCTCGTCGGTCACAAGTACGATGCTACTACCATCAAAGTGCTGCAGGGACTGGAGGCCGTTCGTCGCCGTCCCTCCATGTATATCGGCGATACCGGTCAACGCGGACTGCATCACATGGTGTATGAAGTGGTCGACAATTCGGTCGATGAGGCCATGGCCGGCTACTGCACGCAGATTATTGTTGAGATAGGCAAGGATGGATCCGTCACCGTCACCGACAACGGCCGCGGTATCCCGGTGGAAATGCACCCGGAGCAGAAGAAATCCGCTCTGGAGGTGGTGATGACGACTCTGCACGCCGGCGGCAAATTCGATCACGAGAGCTACAAAGTCTCGGGTGGTCTGCACGGTGTCGGAGTCTCGGTGGTAAACGCCCTATCCGAATGGTGCTGGGTTGAAGTGTTCCGGGATGGCGACGTGTACCGCCAGGAGTATGTTCGCGGCATCCCGAAAGAAAACGTAAAGAAAACAGGCAAACACAAAAAGTCAGGCACAAAAACGTGCTTTTACCCCGACAGTGAAATCTTCAGCAAGATTGAATTCAAGTTCGATATCATCGCGTCCCGACTGAGAGAATTGGCCTTTCTCAATCAGGGACTGGCCATAGACCTCATCGACCATCGCGTGGACAAAACCGTATCGTTCGCATACAAGGGTGGGCTGTCATCTTTTGTAGAGTACATCAACGAGAACAAAATGGCCCTGTTCAAAAAGCCCATTCACTTCAAGGGCAGTCGGGAAGATGTTGAAGTGGAAGTAGCGCTTCAGTACAACGATGGTTATTCGGAATCCGTTTATTCGTACGTCAATAATATCAATACCATCGAAGGCGGCACACACCTGACCGGTTTCAGAACGGCGCTGACGCGTTCCATTAACAACTATTCGGCCAAGTACAATCTTGTCAAGAAGAACGGTATCAGTCTGGTCGGTGACGACAGCAAAGAAGGTCTGGCGGCGGTGGTGTCGATAAGAGTGCGCGACCCACAATTCGAGGGTCAGACGAAAACAAAGCTGGGCAACTCCGAAGTAAAAGGAATTGTCGAGATGATCACCAACGACCATCTCGGCTCCTACCTCGAAGAAAACCCATCGGTAGGTAAAAAGATCGTCGAAAAACTCGTGCAGGCCGCCACGGCCCGTGAAGCCGCGCGCAAGGCCAAGGAGCTGACCAGACGCAAAACCGCTCTTGACACCGCCGCTCTACCGGGAAAACTCGCCGACTGCTCATTAACCGATCCAGAGGAGTGCGAAATCTATATAGTCGAGGGTGACTCGGCGGGCGGATCCGCCAAGCAGGGTCGTGACCGTCGCTACCAGGCCATCCTGCCGCTGAGGGGCAAGATTCTCAATGTCGAAAAAGCACGTATCGACAAAATTCTATCCAACAACGAAGTCCGCGCGCTTATCACGGCGCTGGGATGCGGTGTCGGCGATGATTTCGATGCCTCCAGGGTTCGCTATCACAAAATCGTGATCATGACCGACGCTGATATCGACGGCGCGCACATACGCACCCTGATTCTAACTTTCTTCTTCAGATACATGCGCGACCTTATCGATCAGGGGTATATCTATATTGCGCAGCCGCCGCTGTATCGTCTCAAGCACGGCAAGACCGAACAGTACGCCTACAACGATGAAGAGAAAGACAAACTGCTCAAGAACATGCCATCATCGGGAGTATCCATCCAGCGATACAAGGGGTTGGGCGAAATGAACGCCGAACAGCTCTGGAAAACCACTATGGATCCAGAAACCCGGACACTGCTGCGGATTACTCTCGATGACGCCGCGGAAGCGGATCACCTGTTTACGATTTTGATGGGCAGCGAGACTGAACCGCGCTCGCAGTTCATACAGGAAAATGCCCGATACGTAAGGAATTTGGATATCTGA
- a CDS encoding response regulator transcription factor → MKRILLVEDDPNLADGLLMNLEADGYEVVHIEHGRQALDEFQRGNYDLVLLDIMLPGMDGLTICKNIRDSGSTVPILFITARDQTEQKVEGLLAGGDDYITKPFDVGELMARIQGIFRRQAWLASGESAPDRFEFDGRSIDFKIYEAKGPSGSYDLTRKECMVMKYLVERTNEVVSRDQLLDAVWGYHIYPTNRTIDNFILKLRKVFEDDPGDPKYIETVRGVGYRFTLGKPGNGRK, encoded by the coding sequence ATGAAAAGAATACTGCTCGTTGAGGATGACCCCAATCTGGCCGATGGTCTTCTGATGAATCTCGAAGCCGATGGCTATGAAGTCGTTCACATTGAACACGGTCGTCAGGCCCTCGATGAATTTCAACGAGGAAATTACGACCTTGTTCTGCTGGATATAATGCTTCCGGGCATGGACGGGCTGACAATCTGCAAGAATATCCGAGACTCGGGTTCGACGGTTCCCATCCTGTTTATCACGGCGCGGGACCAAACCGAACAGAAAGTCGAAGGGCTGTTGGCCGGTGGTGATGACTACATCACCAAGCCCTTCGATGTCGGTGAACTTATGGCGAGAATCCAGGGCATATTCCGTCGCCAGGCCTGGCTGGCATCGGGCGAATCGGCTCCGGATCGTTTCGAATTCGATGGGCGCAGTATTGATTTCAAGATCTACGAAGCGAAAGGCCCATCGGGTTCGTACGACCTCACCCGGAAGGAATGCATGGTGATGAAATACCTCGTGGAGCGGACAAACGAGGTCGTCAGTCGTGATCAGCTTCTTGACGCTGTCTGGGGATATCATATCTATCCAACCAACAGAACCATAGACAACTTCATATTGAAGCTGCGCAAGGTGTTTGAAGACGATCCGGGAGACCCGAAATATATCGAAACCGTCCGCGGCGTTGGCTACCGTTTTACACTGGGTAAGCCCGGAAACGGCCGGAAATGA
- a CDS encoding HAMP domain-containing sensor histidine kinase has protein sequence MLRFEITPKRALVLFIAMTVTLVALAVWWIVFMARLVDEKVQMAIELGATQEFVDHIHEQEIGRQIMVGLEGLFMLVLVGFGAWLIYRALVRADELKYQQQNFLMAVTHELKTPLASMKIYLDSLESTKIPQDKKASIVPRLKMDANRLEKLVENVLEAGRFERSGFHLSREIFNFSKLVDECIATLSKYPSETAVTVRRGSFDERVMVYGDRSALKRAIDAVMENSVKYNDKDSIEVDVSLKRNDGKACLQISDNGVGLSRKDAARVFERFFRAEADINHSVPGSGLGLYLCREIVVAHGGRIAVHSEGPGSGARFDIELKVETSDEKNTAR, from the coding sequence ATGTTAAGATTTGAAATAACCCCCAAAAGGGCGCTGGTACTGTTCATTGCCATGACTGTTACACTCGTGGCGCTGGCGGTCTGGTGGATAGTCTTCATGGCGCGGCTGGTGGATGAAAAGGTCCAGATGGCGATTGAACTGGGAGCCACGCAGGAGTTTGTCGACCATATCCACGAGCAGGAAATCGGCCGCCAGATCATGGTAGGTCTGGAAGGCTTGTTTATGCTGGTCCTGGTCGGTTTCGGCGCCTGGCTGATCTACCGTGCTCTGGTTAGAGCCGATGAACTGAAGTACCAGCAACAGAATTTCCTCATGGCTGTGACGCACGAGCTCAAGACCCCGCTGGCGTCGATGAAGATATATCTCGACAGTCTCGAATCGACGAAGATTCCACAGGATAAGAAAGCCTCGATAGTTCCGCGTTTGAAGATGGATGCCAATCGGCTGGAGAAGCTCGTGGAAAATGTGCTGGAAGCGGGACGTTTCGAGCGGAGCGGCTTTCATCTCAGCAGAGAAATATTCAATTTCAGTAAACTGGTCGATGAATGTATTGCCACTCTGAGCAAGTACCCGTCGGAGACGGCGGTGACTGTCCGCAGGGGAAGTTTCGATGAGAGGGTCATGGTTTATGGCGATCGGTCGGCGCTCAAGCGCGCCATAGATGCCGTAATGGAGAACTCCGTCAAATACAACGACAAAGACTCCATTGAGGTCGATGTCAGCCTGAAGCGAAACGACGGCAAAGCGTGCCTTCAGATCTCAGATAACGGTGTCGGTCTTTCCCGAAAGGATGCCGCCCGCGTGTTTGAACGGTTCTTTCGCGCGGAAGCAGACATAAATCACAGTGTGCCCGGCAGCGGGCTGGGTTTGTATCTCTGTCGCGAGATTGTCGTGGCTCATGGTGGCCGAATTGCGGTTCATTCGGAGGGACCCGGCAGCGGCGCGAGGTTCGATATAGAATTGAAAGTGGAGACATCCGATGAAAAGAATACTGCTCGTTGA
- a CDS encoding RNA polymerase sigma factor, with protein sequence MKKHNTKIKSTVLPNNDDDEQDVKRLVAEIKKGNKLAFTELVNRYRSQVAALAYKMVNDYDEAADIAQIVFVKMSNNIWRYDESKKFYTWLYRITVNAAIDYIRKHRRHRHEPLENFRESIENINADPEFHFRRQQISGYISEATKSLNDKQRSAFILRDVEGCKIDDVANIMNMPEATVRWYLHRARSKVRKELMRNCPQLLLMLGIK encoded by the coding sequence GTGAAAAAACACAACACCAAAATTAAATCCACGGTCCTACCCAACAATGATGACGATGAACAGGATGTAAAGAGGCTCGTTGCCGAAATCAAGAAAGGCAACAAGCTCGCCTTTACGGAACTGGTCAACCGTTATCGCAGCCAGGTTGCCGCGCTCGCCTACAAGATGGTTAACGATTACGACGAGGCGGCGGATATAGCTCAGATCGTTTTTGTCAAGATGTCGAACAACATCTGGCGGTACGATGAGAGCAAGAAATTTTACACCTGGTTGTACCGGATAACGGTGAATGCGGCTATCGATTACATTCGCAAGCACAGGCGTCACCGTCATGAGCCTCTCGAGAATTTCCGGGAATCTATCGAGAACATTAACGCGGATCCGGAGTTCCATTTCCGCCGGCAGCAGATAAGCGGTTACATCTCCGAGGCCACGAAGTCGCTTAACGACAAGCAGCGCTCCGCGTTCATCCTGCGTGATGTCGAGGGGTGCAAGATTGACGATGTGGCCAACATCATGAACATGCCCGAGGCTACTGTGCGGTGGTATCTGCATCGCGCCCGCAGCAAGGTGCGCAAGGAGCTGATGCGCAATTGCCCGCAGTTGCTGCTCATGCTCGGTATCAAATAG
- the pth gene encoding aminoacyl-tRNA hydrolase, protein MLSLVLGLGNIGERYRNSRHNLGFRVVERLIGSDVHSCGREACEFRWFEKKVGSAKIILAMPKTYMNRSGLAASALLQENDLGPAQMLVVVDDINLPLGKIRLRSSGTDGGHNGLASIIEELQTEDFPRLRLGIGPLPEHADQVEFVLGDFEKSEIEIVENMIITASEAVLVAIKHGLDEAMSQYNQNPA, encoded by the coding sequence ATGTTGTCACTTGTACTTGGGTTAGGGAACATCGGCGAACGTTACAGAAACAGTCGCCACAATCTTGGATTCCGGGTAGTTGAGCGGCTGATTGGGTCCGATGTTCACAGCTGTGGCCGTGAAGCCTGCGAGTTTCGCTGGTTCGAAAAGAAAGTAGGATCGGCTAAAATTATTCTGGCTATGCCGAAAACGTATATGAATCGTTCCGGCCTGGCCGCAAGCGCTCTTTTACAAGAGAATGACCTTGGTCCCGCTCAGATGCTGGTTGTCGTTGACGATATCAACCTGCCGCTGGGAAAAATCAGGCTGCGTTCATCGGGGACCGATGGCGGGCACAACGGCCTGGCATCGATCATTGAAGAGTTGCAGACGGAGGACTTTCCTCGTCTTCGGCTCGGAATAGGTCCGTTGCCGGAGCATGCCGACCAGGTCGAATTTGTTTTAGGAGATTTCGAGAAGAGCGAAATTGAGATTGTCGAAAACATGATCATCACCGCGTCAGAGGCAGTGCTGGTGGCTATCAAGCACGGGCTTGACGAGGCGATGTCACAATATAACCAAAACCCTGCTTAG
- the rpsF gene encoding 30S ribosomal protein S6 — translation MNLYETTFIINPQTDDATIDRHVRSVADLITTNGGAIKFEDHMGTRRLAYEIQGLNQGYYASFIFDAPTSLMRKLDRHFKLNESYIRYLTVRFEGDLEKLLQRMDYDASGSEGRTESSGEQKSSRPETQRQVAESSSKDEQEAQSDAAGLSDEPQQQDEKEL, via the coding sequence ATGAACCTTTACGAGACAACTTTTATCATCAACCCGCAGACTGACGACGCGACGATCGACCGTCATGTCCGTTCAGTCGCTGACCTTATCACCACCAACGGTGGCGCGATCAAGTTCGAAGATCACATGGGGACGCGTCGTCTCGCATATGAAATTCAGGGCTTGAATCAGGGCTATTACGCCAGCTTCATTTTCGACGCGCCGACCTCGCTGATGCGGAAACTGGACCGGCATTTCAAACTCAACGAATCTTATATCCGGTATCTCACTGTTCGGTTCGAAGGAGACCTTGAGAAGCTCTTGCAGCGCATGGATTATGACGCCTCCGGTTCCGAAGGGCGGACCGAGTCCTCCGGTGAGCAGAAGTCTTCCAGACCGGAAACTCAGCGACAAGTCGCGGAATCGTCTTCTAAGGACGAACAGGAAGCGCAGTCTGACGCGGCGGGCTTAAGCGACGAACCCCAGCAGCAGGATGAGAAGGAGCTGTAA
- a CDS encoding head GIN domain-containing protein, whose translation MTKTKRTFFLLSLIILLATSVSADNIWSILRGRDCIDGSGEIVTQTRDLGEFTRIESSGSFDIYVYVGSKQEVTITFDDNLIDLVETRVHGKTLDIFCEETFRTRRDCRIEIHIPELRAVKISGSGDVEVYDLKGDAFEYEVSGSGDMRAEGAVGEVEIKVSGSGDVDLRDLMAQDAYIKVSGSGDVKVYASESLTGRVSGSGDIQYYGDPQHVSRHVSGSGSIRKK comes from the coding sequence ATGACAAAGACCAAAAGAACCTTTTTTCTGCTGAGCCTGATCATCTTGCTTGCCACATCAGTTTCCGCCGACAACATCTGGAGTATTCTCCGGGGGCGTGATTGTATCGATGGATCCGGTGAGATCGTTACTCAGACCCGCGACCTCGGTGAATTCACGAGGATTGAATCCTCCGGGTCGTTTGATATTTACGTTTATGTCGGCTCCAAGCAGGAAGTGACGATCACTTTCGACGACAACTTGATAGACCTCGTAGAGACCAGAGTGCACGGCAAAACACTCGACATTTTCTGTGAAGAGACCTTCCGCACAAGACGCGATTGCCGCATTGAGATACACATTCCCGAGCTAAGGGCCGTCAAGATATCTGGCAGCGGCGATGTGGAGGTGTATGACCTCAAGGGCGATGCGTTCGAATACGAGGTTTCGGGATCGGGAGACATGAGAGCCGAAGGCGCGGTTGGCGAAGTGGAAATTAAAGTGTCGGGGTCGGGCGATGTTGATCTGCGTGATCTGATGGCCCAGGATGCTTATATCAAGGTCAGTGGCTCCGGTGATGTCAAAGTTTATGCTTCTGAAAGCCTGACGGGGCGCGTTTCAGGCAGCGGCGATATCCAGTATTACGGCGATCCGCAACATGTGTCGAGGCATGTATCCGGGTCCGGAAGCATCCGCAAGAAATGA
- the rplI gene encoding 50S ribosomal protein L9, whose amino-acid sequence MKVILREDVPDLGRAGQTIEVKAGFGRNYLIPRNLAIPATRANLKAVGEINKQKELADRKRRREAEVIKDRIEKLELSTEVLVGEDEKLFGSVTSSDIAELLEKQNVLVDKRAILLEAPIKVLGVYTVPVKIDKDIAANLKLWVVKKS is encoded by the coding sequence ATGAAAGTGATTCTACGCGAGGATGTGCCGGATCTGGGTCGCGCCGGACAGACAATTGAAGTCAAGGCCGGATTCGGCCGCAACTATCTGATTCCGCGCAATCTGGCAATCCCGGCCACCAGAGCCAACTTGAAGGCTGTTGGTGAAATAAATAAGCAGAAAGAATTGGCCGATCGCAAACGCCGTCGCGAAGCCGAGGTCATCAAAGACCGCATTGAAAAACTGGAACTGTCGACCGAGGTACTCGTGGGCGAAGACGAAAAGTTGTTCGGTTCAGTGACATCGTCGGATATCGCGGAACTGCTCGAAAAGCAAAATGTTCTCGTAGATAAGAGGGCTATTTTGCTCGAGGCGCCGATCAAGGTTCTCGGCGTGTACACCGTGCCTGTCAAAATAGACAAGGATATTGCCGCTAATCTTAAGCTCTGGGTTGTTAAGAAGTCGTAA